A stretch of DNA from Methanogenium sp. S4BF:
GGGCAATGGTGCCGGGGTTGACATTGTCGATGTGCAGGGTTTTGAGATGGGGCGCCGCCTCACGGATACCGGCGAAGAGCTCTTCAAGCGCCCCTGCATCAGGGGCAGGATACTCTCCGTTTCCCTTCGTCCCGTAGGCAAGAATGTCAGGCTGGCGGCCGAGGCGGAAGTGCACCGCCCCGTGGCCGGCAAGGGCGGCAATCTCAGCATGAACGTCTGCTGCCGAACGGTACTGCGGCAGGCCGTAGAACGGTTCAGTGCAGAACGAACAGCCGCCGGTCACCGCACGGGCACAGCCGCGGGCCGTCTCAATCTCACAGATGAGCCACGGAAACCGGGGATGTTCGGTGATGATGCCGCTCCCGGCAATGAGCCGGCGTGAAAATTCAGGGTATGAGAGGGTGCCTTCCGGGCGGCCTCCCGCAAGCAGGCTGGCGAGTGCGGCCGGAACATCACCCTCGAGCCGGTGGTCAAACCCGGAGATAGCCTGCCGGACTGCGGCCTCGCCTCCACCCGGGCTGTAGCCAAAGGTGACCGGCCCCCCAAGGACCGTCATGGGGCCGCGGAGCGTGGCGGCCACCTGCCGGATCTCGGTCAGGGTGGCAGGAGTGCCGGCAAAATAGGTCCCCGGCACCGTGACACCTGCCACCATCACCACAAGGGCCGACCGGTCCAGCGGGCCGAAGAGGGACGAATCCGCCCTCAGCTGATCAATGGTCAGATAGCGGACACGGTAGCCCGCCTCCGTGCAGACACCTGCCACCGCCCGGATATTCGGGGAGATGTAGGGGGAAACCCCCAGACAGGCCGGTTCATCGACATAGCCATCAACAACCCAGGCTTCGGGTGCATCAGAGTTCATAACCGATAAGCGCAAGCAGATCCCGTGCCCAGAGAAGTTTTCCCTGCTTCATCGGCGGCACTGACCGGTCGTCAAGGTCAAATCCAACAAACCGCACCACAGCGGCGCCAAGGGCATCTGCCGCAAAGGCGGCACGGTCACCGTCAGTGAACCCCCCCCAGTTATGGAGATGCCCGAAGGGCCGGGTCTGGCAGGTAAGAACAAGCGGCCCCTCAAAACGCGGCACCCAGTGACGGAGAAGCGCCATATTATCCCCATGGCCGTGGACCACCATCACACATCCCTGCCGGTTCATATCAAAAAAGGAGTCTTCAGCCCCGTCAAGATCGGTAAAAACTGCATCCGGCAGAATGCCTGCATTAAAGAGCACATCTGCTGCCGCATCGGCCGCGAGGACCGTGCCCTCAATGGCATCGATTTCATTCGGGAGCGAGGGGGCGTTGCCGCATATCGTGACGGCCGCCCCTCCGATGCGCTGTGCAAGCAGCACGGAGTCATCTGCATTTGACAGGGTGGCAAGCAGGCGTGCTGCTTCCTCATCCCCGGCACGATCAAAGCCAAATGTCTCGCAGATAGCGGTGTAGTGAGGTTCCCAGTCCTCAAACCTCATTGGATTCCTCTTCCTCAACACCGACGATCTCCATGAACCGGTGAAGAATGGGATCGATGATGAGATCCAGCAGGTCATCCTTGTTGCGCGCCATCGAAAAGACGTCCAGCGGAATGTTTGCGGCACCCATGGCAGAATGGCCGCCTGCCTCGCCGATCTCACCAAAGGCCTCCTCCATCGCCTGACCGATATTGAGGCGCAAATCCTTGTTGCGGGCAGAAAACGAGATCAGCTGATCGGTGATGCCGTAGACCACCGCAGTGTTGACCCCTTCCAGCTGAATGAGCATGTCCGCTGCCTGCGGAATGGCATCACGGTTGCGCACATAGCCGACACTGGAAAAGAGATACCCGGAGACGATTTTCCGGTTCCGGATGGCCGCACCCATCACCTCAAGCGTCTCCTGAGATACCGTCTGGGAGGTGATCTTCCCGAGGAGCTCATTATCCGTAAGAGGCAGAAGGAAGGCAGAAAGAGTGAGGTCAAGAGGAGAGGTATTGCGTCTGAAGCCGCGTGTATCGGCCATTATACCGTAAAAAAGAGCAGTTGCAATGTTTTTATCCACCGGAATGTCCAGTTCCTGCAGATACTGGGTCATCAGGCTTGCTGTCGCCCCCATATCCGGACGACGGTCGAGGAAATCATACCCGTTTTTGCCATCATGGTTCGGATGATGGTCGATGACAATATTGACCCGGTCATCTTTTGCAAGTGCATTGTTGACTCCCGGACCCGGAGAATCAACAATCGCAAGATAATTGCATTCTGCACGCGCTTCCGGGGTGATACGGTCCATCTGGATATCCAGCAGATTCACAAAGGCGCGGTTCTCCTGATGGCCAACCTTCCCGTCGTAGAGAATCTGACAGGTGAGATTCCCTTTGGACGCAGCCTTTCCGAGAGCACAGAGCGCCATGGCGCTGGAGATGGTGTCAGGGTCCGGGTTTGTGTGCGTCACGATGCCCAGCGTCCCCCGCCATGAGGAGAGCAGTTCAAAGAGTTTGTGCGCCTGACGGGAGGACTGCAGTTTGCGTGCATGGTGCACGGCTTTTTTGGCAAAAACCTCCTGCGGGTGAAGCACCACATCAGCGCCAACCGCGTGGTAGATATCCTTTCCGCCGGCATCCACTGCACGTGCAATGACGTAGGCAGCAGGATTTGACTCTTTTATCGTCCGCACCGCGGAGAGATTTGCCCGCTGTTCACTGGAGAGAACAAATGCTACTTTCGGAACCGGAATGTCTTTCAGCATATCCTTATCGCTGATATCCCTGCAGAACGCCTCATATTTCTGGTCACGGAGGTCCTGCACCTTCTTCTCGTCCTGGTCGATGATGATGATATCATCAGTCTCCTTGAGAAGTTCGTACAGCACATTGTACCCAATACTGCCACACCCGAGTATGAGGTAATCCACCGATGACGCCAACTGAGATCCGTTAGGAATATTCTCCGGCATGATACCACAAGTTTCTGTATTTCTGAGAATATTAAGGGCATCCGAAAAGTATATTACGATTCAATGACAACATTAGTTGTTCACTTTACAGGGGCCTGTAGCTTAGTCAGGAAGAGCGCCGGACTCTTAATCCGGCGGCCAGGGGTTCAAATCCCTTCAGGCCCGCTAACTGTTTTTTTTGAGATTTCAACCGACCATTGAAGATTTTCAATATTTGTTCATTCTGAGTTGCTTTTGATTTTATTCTGCGTTGCATAACCGCACAGCAAAAGGGACGGCACGCACTTTCACTTG
This window harbors:
- a CDS encoding radical SAM protein translates to MNSDAPEAWVVDGYVDEPACLGVSPYISPNIRAVAGVCTEAGYRVRYLTIDQLRADSSLFGPLDRSALVVMVAGVTVPGTYFAGTPATLTEIRQVAATLRGPMTVLGGPVTFGYSPGGGEAAVRQAISGFDHRLEGDVPAALASLLAGGRPEGTLSYPEFSRRLIAGSGIITEHPRFPWLICEIETARGCARAVTGGCSFCTEPFYGLPQYRSAADVHAEIAALAGHGAVHFRLGRQPDILAYGTKGNGEYPAPDAGALEELFAGIREAAPHLKTLHIDNVNPGTIARNPDAAREALAVIVRYHTAGDVAAFGMETADPAVVAANNLKADAAMVMDAVRIVNEVGGVRDRGVPHLLPGLNFVCGLAGETDETYDKNEAFLNGLLASGLLVRRVNIRQLMPFEGTKAWDENTLGEHDARFRAFREHVRETFDVPMLQKVFPAGTLLRDIYVEECGRVSFGRQMGSYPILTGMPLEITEGTVLDAVICDHGRRSVTALPVPVRVNTLPAAALRYIPGIGKKRAVSIIAKRPFASLDAFREIAGETALDPYLIL
- a CDS encoding 6-hydroxymethylpterin diphosphokinase MptE-like protein, coding for MRFEDWEPHYTAICETFGFDRAGDEEAARLLATLSNADDSVLLAQRIGGAAVTICGNAPSLPNEIDAIEGTVLAADAAADVLFNAGILPDAVFTDLDGAEDSFFDMNRQGCVMVVHGHGDNMALLRHWVPRFEGPLVLTCQTRPFGHLHNWGGFTDGDRAAFAADALGAAVVRFVGFDLDDRSVPPMKQGKLLWARDLLALIGYEL
- a CDS encoding DHH family phosphoesterase; amino-acid sequence: MDYLILGCGSIGYNVLYELLKETDDIIIIDQDEKKVQDLRDQKYEAFCRDISDKDMLKDIPVPKVAFVLSSEQRANLSAVRTIKESNPAAYVIARAVDAGGKDIYHAVGADVVLHPQEVFAKKAVHHARKLQSSRQAHKLFELLSSWRGTLGIVTHTNPDPDTISSAMALCALGKAASKGNLTCQILYDGKVGHQENRAFVNLLDIQMDRITPEARAECNYLAIVDSPGPGVNNALAKDDRVNIVIDHHPNHDGKNGYDFLDRRPDMGATASLMTQYLQELDIPVDKNIATALFYGIMADTRGFRRNTSPLDLTLSAFLLPLTDNELLGKITSQTVSQETLEVMGAAIRNRKIVSGYLFSSVGYVRNRDAIPQAADMLIQLEGVNTAVVYGITDQLISFSARNKDLRLNIGQAMEEAFGEIGEAGGHSAMGAANIPLDVFSMARNKDDLLDLIIDPILHRFMEIVGVEEEESNEV